One Funiculus sociatus GB2-C1 DNA segment encodes these proteins:
- a CDS encoding DNA-binding protein translates to MKNVKTPTSDSYHDYLISSLKDPEESAAYIEAILEEKDPEPELFRRVLSNVAEALGELNMSPEEAKLHQEKLEELIAKPGIYAIYSLGDWLQALGLKLSVTVKAD, encoded by the coding sequence ATGAAGAACGTGAAAACGCCGACCAGTGATAGCTATCACGATTATCTAATTTCATCACTAAAAGACCCCGAAGAATCTGCTGCCTATATTGAAGCGATATTGGAAGAAAAAGACCCTGAACCTGAATTGTTCAGGCGGGTACTTAGTAATGTAGCCGAGGCTCTTGGTGAACTAAATATGTCACCAGAAGAAGCAAAGCTGCACCAAGAGAAATTAGAAGAATTGATCGCAAAACCAGGAATTTACGCAATTTATAGCTTGGGAGATTGGCTTCAGGCTTTGGGATTAAAGCTAAGTGTTACTGTTAAAGCAGATTAA
- the psbP gene encoding photosystem II reaction center PsbP: MLKRIAAILFVVLMSLQSCTAVTATSGLRSYVDSTDGYQFLYPHGWVEVNVGNAADIVMHDIIEPSENVSVVISPVPEGKTLADLGTPSEVGYKLSKSAIAPPGSGREAELVNAEKAESGAKTYYFLEYAVKLPNQERHNFASVAISRGKLFTFNASTTEKRWAKMQPMLKQVVSSFSVY, encoded by the coding sequence ATGCTGAAACGAATTGCCGCAATACTGTTTGTAGTATTAATGAGTTTACAAAGTTGCACTGCTGTCACCGCCACCAGTGGGCTAAGAAGCTATGTCGATAGCACCGACGGCTATCAGTTCCTATATCCTCATGGCTGGGTTGAAGTCAACGTGGGCAATGCAGCAGATATCGTCATGCACGATATCATTGAGCCAAGCGAAAATGTATCAGTCGTAATTAGCCCAGTTCCTGAAGGTAAAACCCTGGCTGACTTAGGGACACCTAGTGAAGTAGGTTACAAATTATCAAAAAGCGCGATCGCACCCCCCGGATCGGGACGCGAAGCGGAATTGGTGAACGCCGAAAAAGCCGAGTCTGGCGCTAAAACTTATTACTTCTTAGAATACGCCGTCAAACTCCCAAATCAGGAACGCCATAATTTCGCCTCAGTCGCCATCAGTCGAGGCAAACTCTTCACCTTCAACGCCTCCACTACAGAGAAACGCTGGGCAAAAATGCAGCCGATGTTGAAACAAGTCGTCAGTTCATTCTCAGTTTATTAA
- a CDS encoding Maf family protein — translation MNIPSFVLASASPARRRLLQTAGIDPVVAVSDFDESQVQLNDPAELVQTLALRKAETVASQFPDGLVLGCDSVLAVNGEIHGKPVDEKEAIARWQKMRSSVGNLYTGHALIDQRQGKTLVECGITRVYFANISDREINAYVATGEPLKCAGCFALEGRGGLFVEKLEGCHTNVIGLSLPLLRQMLGELGYDVTDFWQQ, via the coding sequence ATGAATATTCCTTCCTTTGTCTTAGCCTCCGCGTCCCCAGCCCGCCGCCGCTTGTTGCAAACTGCTGGAATTGATCCGGTAGTTGCAGTCAGCGATTTTGATGAATCGCAAGTCCAGTTGAACGATCCAGCCGAACTGGTGCAAACCCTAGCACTGCGTAAAGCCGAAACAGTGGCTAGTCAATTTCCAGATGGTTTGGTGTTGGGGTGCGATTCCGTTTTAGCCGTCAACGGCGAAATTCATGGGAAACCAGTGGATGAGAAAGAAGCGATCGCACGTTGGCAAAAAATGCGCTCCTCTGTAGGCAACCTCTATACTGGTCATGCTTTAATTGACCAACGGCAGGGTAAAACTCTAGTAGAATGCGGCATCACGCGAGTCTACTTTGCCAATATAAGCGATCGCGAAATAAACGCCTACGTCGCCACTGGCGAACCTCTCAAATGCGCTGGCTGCTTTGCTCTCGAAGGCAGAGGCGGACTATTTGTAGAAAAACTTGAAGGCTGCCACACCAACGTCATCGGTCTTAGTTTGCCCCTGCTGCGCCAAATGCTCGGTGAACTGGGATACGATGTCACAGACTTCTGGCAACAATGA
- a CDS encoding type II CAAX endopeptidase family protein: MSFIRKYPLATFFILAYAIAWLVWGSEIAATFGWISFQLPENLAFFGISISAVMISAIADGKAGINRFFSQLVRWRVGGKWYAIAFLIPAGISLAAIGLHILLGGNHQIATIIPLEGILPLFIEQIIIHLLTEEPGWRGFALPRLQENFSALWASFILGLSWGMWHFPLFLLPGTPQANIPFVGFLLSTIAIAILMTWIYNHTKGSVLLAAFFHAAYNTTLVFFGTLWGDLRVFWFYVAITWIAAIFVVIIEGAAHLDRKKTLTAT, from the coding sequence ATGTCATTTATTAGAAAATACCCGCTTGCTACCTTCTTTATCTTGGCTTATGCGATCGCGTGGTTAGTTTGGGGTAGCGAAATCGCCGCAACCTTCGGCTGGATTTCCTTCCAACTCCCCGAAAACTTAGCCTTCTTTGGCATTAGCATATCAGCAGTGATGATTAGTGCGATCGCAGACGGAAAAGCTGGAATTAACAGATTCTTTAGCCAACTGGTGAGGTGGCGTGTCGGCGGGAAATGGTACGCGATCGCTTTCCTCATACCAGCTGGCATTAGTCTAGCAGCAATTGGTCTTCACATCCTGCTAGGCGGGAATCATCAAATCGCCACCATAATTCCATTGGAAGGAATATTACCCTTATTCATTGAACAAATCATCATCCATCTGTTAACTGAGGAACCAGGGTGGAGAGGATTTGCTTTACCAAGACTTCAGGAAAATTTTAGCGCCTTATGGGCCAGTTTCATCCTGGGTTTAAGCTGGGGAATGTGGCACTTTCCCTTATTTCTCCTCCCAGGAACACCTCAAGCTAATATCCCCTTTGTAGGTTTCCTCCTTTCCACGATAGCGATCGCGATTCTGATGACGTGGATCTACAACCATACAAAAGGCAGCGTATTACTCGCCGCATTCTTCCACGCTGCCTATAATACTACACTTGTCTTCTTTGGCACATTGTGGGGAGATTTGCGAGTCTTCTGGTTCTACGTCGCCATCACCTGGATAGCAGCGATTTTCGTTGTCATCATAGAAGGCGCAGCACATCTCGATCGTAAAAAGACACTCACAGCTACCTGA
- a CDS encoding RnfABCDGE type electron transport complex subunit D: MLLKDIRDYQILFLTSFLVLGISTRDWTLRPDLILVVIVTCLVTQWLATSIKQNLLQGTELTTNTPIKPSFRSALITALGLSLLLRADNYTTMVLAGSLAISSKFIFQIHNKHFFNPANFGIISVLILTPDAWVSPGQWGDDWWYALLFAGTGGMILKRVGRWDTTAAFLCSYALLEAIRNIWLGWTWDVFFHRLTSGSLLLFALFMITDPRSIPNARISRLIWAISIAVLTFILRNQFFVSTAVFWALFALAPLTVIWDLVWKAPRFSWWDSANKPENAEDEQYIQA, translated from the coding sequence ATGCTACTAAAAGATATCCGAGACTACCAAATTCTCTTTCTAACCTCATTTCTTGTCTTAGGAATTTCGACAAGAGACTGGACGCTACGACCAGATTTAATTTTAGTTGTAATAGTGACTTGCCTAGTTACTCAGTGGCTAGCAACATCCATCAAACAAAACCTACTCCAAGGAACTGAATTAACAACCAATACTCCCATCAAACCTTCATTTCGCAGCGCTTTAATTACAGCTTTAGGTTTAAGTTTGCTGCTAAGAGCTGATAATTACACCACAATGGTTTTAGCAGGTTCCTTAGCAATTTCAAGTAAATTTATTTTTCAAATTCATAACAAACATTTTTTCAATCCTGCCAATTTTGGTATTATTTCAGTTCTCATTTTGACACCCGATGCCTGGGTTTCCCCTGGACAGTGGGGGGATGATTGGTGGTATGCCTTGTTATTTGCAGGAACCGGAGGCATGATATTAAAACGAGTCGGGCGATGGGACACAACCGCTGCTTTTTTATGTTCCTATGCCCTTTTAGAAGCGATTCGCAATATCTGGCTTGGCTGGACGTGGGACGTATTTTTCCATCGTTTAACCAGCGGTTCTTTACTGCTGTTTGCCTTGTTTATGATTACAGATCCTCGGTCAATTCCCAACGCCAGAATCAGCCGCTTAATATGGGCTATTTCCATCGCCGTATTAACTTTTATCCTGCGGAATCAATTTTTTGTTTCTACCGCAGTTTTCTGGGCTTTATTTGCCCTAGCACCCTTAACTGTAATTTGGGATTTAGTTTGGAAAGCGCCCAGATTCTCGTGGTGGGATTCAGCAAATAAACCTGAAAATGCTGAAGATGAGCAGTATATACAAGCGTAA
- a CDS encoding DUF2330 domain-containing protein — protein MKLFRIFQTLLITCLAVICFAPTAWAFCGFYVAKADTKLYNKASQVVIARSGDRTVLTMANDYQGDVKDFALVVPVPTVLKKDQVRVGEPKIIERLDAFSAPRLVEYFDEDPCNPVMYSPRPVSRAAMEPGAARGNRDESTLGVTVEERFTVGEYDIVILSARESNGLETWLNRNGYRIPRGAKQLLQPYIRQNMKFFVAKVNLGEFEKSGTQFLRPLMMAYESPKFMLPIRLGMINSTSEQDLIVYLLSPKGQAEVTNYRTVKVPSDAEIPVYVKNDFGNFYKSMFKNAYNRENQKVAFLEYAWDMGSCDPCSAEPLNPEELKKAGVFWLDNYPSDIQQSAPFRRGIVPSSNVFITRLHVRYTRDKFPEDLMFQETSNRQNFQGRYILRHAFTGEVKCQAGQQYKKSLPGRFEQEAQTLAKLTGWNIQDIRKKMPVAQSNSRPWWQNIFP, from the coding sequence ATGAAGTTATTTCGGATTTTCCAAACCTTACTTATAACTTGTCTAGCGGTTATTTGCTTTGCGCCTACAGCCTGGGCATTTTGTGGATTTTATGTCGCTAAAGCAGATACCAAATTATACAACAAAGCTTCTCAAGTAGTGATTGCGCGGAGTGGCGATCGCACTGTTCTAACTATGGCGAATGACTATCAAGGAGATGTCAAAGACTTCGCCTTAGTTGTCCCCGTTCCCACGGTACTTAAAAAAGACCAAGTTCGCGTTGGCGAACCCAAAATTATCGAACGTTTAGATGCTTTTAGTGCGCCGCGACTCGTCGAATATTTTGACGAAGATCCGTGTAATCCTGTCATGTACTCTCCAAGACCTGTATCCAGAGCAGCGATGGAACCTGGCGCAGCAAGAGGAAATAGAGACGAAAGCACTTTAGGTGTCACCGTAGAAGAACGTTTTACAGTCGGAGAATATGACATTGTAATCCTCAGCGCCAGAGAATCTAATGGTTTAGAAACTTGGCTAAATCGCAACGGCTATCGCATTCCCAGAGGTGCCAAACAACTGCTGCAACCATACATCCGGCAAAACATGAAATTCTTCGTTGCTAAAGTCAACTTAGGAGAATTTGAAAAGTCTGGGACTCAATTCCTGCGACCTTTGATGATGGCTTATGAATCTCCTAAATTCATGTTGCCGATTCGTCTAGGCATGATTAATTCTACCAGCGAACAAGACTTAATTGTTTATCTCTTATCGCCAAAAGGTCAGGCAGAAGTTACCAACTACCGCACAGTCAAAGTTCCCTCGGATGCTGAAATACCAGTATACGTTAAAAACGACTTTGGCAATTTCTACAAATCGATGTTCAAAAACGCCTATAATAGAGAAAATCAAAAAGTTGCATTTCTCGAATATGCGTGGGATATGGGTAGCTGCGATCCGTGTTCTGCGGAACCATTAAATCCAGAAGAACTGAAGAAAGCTGGTGTATTTTGGCTAGATAATTACCCTTCGGATATCCAGCAGTCAGCGCCCTTCAGGAGAGGCATTGTTCCCTCCAGTAATGTTTTTATCACTCGTCTTCATGTCCGCTATACCCGCGATAAGTTTCCGGAAGATTTGATGTTCCAAGAAACATCAAACCGTCAAAACTTCCAGGGTCGCTATATCCTGCGCCATGCTTTTACAGGGGAAGTTAAATGTCAAGCAGGACAACAATATAAAAAGTCTTTGCCGGGACGATTTGAACAAGAAGCGCAGACTTTAGCGAAGCTTACAGGGTGGAATATTCAGGATATTCGGAAAAAAATGCCTGTGGCACAAAGCAATTCTAGACCTTGGTGGCAAAATATTTTCCCTTGA
- a CDS encoding endonuclease/exonuclease/phosphatase family protein → MKIQKALISRFDRLVSGGLLTAGILGAIASGSAQATTLRFATFNASLNRNAEGQLITDLSTPDNVQAKTVAEIIQRVNPDVLLINEFDYVEGGKAAQLFQNNYLSVSQNGASPAEYQYRYVAPSNTGIPSGFDLDNNGTVGGPNDAYGFGFFPGQFGMALYSKYPILEESIRTFQTFLWKDMPGALLPNNPATPEPNDWYSEAELEVVRLSSKSHWDIPINVNGEIVHALLSHPTPPVFDGPEDRNGRRNFDEIRFWADYITPGEGDYIYDDQRTFGGLSADSSFVIMGDQNSDPFDGDSLPGAIQQLLDNPLVNTSVTPTSEGGPEQAILQGGANLTHKSNPAFDTADFADGTPGNLRVDYVLPSQDLEIVDAAVFWPKSSDRLFPLVGTFPFPSSDHRLVWTDVKVADDSASIPEPSATLGIFSLGILGIIGKSRRRRKPIV, encoded by the coding sequence ATGAAGATCCAGAAAGCTCTAATTTCCCGGTTCGATCGCCTTGTATCCGGAGGATTACTGACAGCAGGGATATTGGGAGCGATCGCGTCTGGGTCAGCCCAAGCCACCACCCTCCGCTTTGCCACATTCAACGCCTCACTAAACCGCAACGCTGAGGGTCAACTAATTACCGATTTGTCAACCCCCGACAACGTACAGGCCAAGACCGTTGCCGAAATCATCCAACGAGTCAACCCTGACGTACTGTTAATCAACGAATTCGACTATGTAGAAGGCGGTAAAGCAGCCCAACTATTTCAAAATAACTACCTTTCAGTTAGCCAGAATGGTGCTTCCCCCGCTGAATATCAATATCGCTACGTTGCACCATCCAACACTGGCATACCTTCCGGATTTGACCTAGACAACAATGGCACAGTCGGCGGCCCAAACGATGCCTATGGCTTCGGATTCTTCCCCGGACAGTTTGGCATGGCACTGTACTCCAAGTACCCAATTTTAGAAGAAAGCATCCGCACCTTCCAAACCTTCCTGTGGAAAGATATGCCGGGAGCCTTACTTCCCAACAACCCAGCGACACCCGAACCCAATGACTGGTACTCGGAAGCAGAACTTGAGGTAGTTCGTCTCTCCTCTAAAAGTCATTGGGATATCCCAATTAACGTTAACGGAGAGATTGTTCACGCCCTCCTTAGCCATCCTACCCCGCCAGTATTTGACGGCCCCGAAGACCGCAACGGTAGGCGGAATTTTGACGAAATTCGCTTTTGGGCAGACTATATCACGCCCGGAGAAGGCGATTACATCTACGACGATCAGCGCACCTTTGGAGGACTGAGTGCTGATTCAAGCTTTGTTATCATGGGCGACCAAAATTCAGATCCCTTTGATGGCGATAGCTTACCCGGTGCGATACAGCAATTGCTGGATAATCCCCTTGTCAATACCAGTGTCACTCCCACCAGCGAAGGCGGCCCAGAACAGGCAATTTTGCAAGGCGGTGCTAATCTAACCCATAAAAGCAACCCAGCATTTGATACAGCTGACTTTGCTGATGGTACACCCGGTAATTTGCGCGTAGATTACGTTTTGCCATCGCAGGATTTAGAGATTGTTGATGCAGCTGTATTCTGGCCTAAGAGCAGCGATCGCCTGTTTCCTCTAGTGGGGACGTTCCCATTCCCCAGTTCCGATCATCGCTTGGTGTGGACTGATGTTAAGGTGGCTGATGATAGCGCTAGCATACCTGAACCTTCCGCTACTCTGGGGATTTTCAGCCTTGGCATTCTGGGGATAATTGGCAAATCCCGCCGTCGCCGCAAACCGATTGTTTGA
- the dtd gene encoding D-aminoacyl-tRNA deacylase, giving the protein MRVVVQRVKSSQVEVAGKVIGKIGRGLNLLVAIADTDTEAELDWIARKCLELRLFPDEQNGTGRWEKSIQEIGGELLVISQFTLYGDCRKGRRPSFDRSAAPDVAKKLYEQFVEKLRQSVRVETGEFGAMMQVEIENDGPVTLLLEREAS; this is encoded by the coding sequence ATGCGCGTTGTCGTTCAGCGAGTTAAATCATCTCAAGTTGAGGTTGCAGGTAAAGTCATCGGCAAAATTGGGCGAGGGCTTAACTTACTCGTAGCCATTGCCGATACGGATACCGAAGCAGAACTTGATTGGATAGCGCGAAAATGTTTGGAATTACGCTTATTTCCAGATGAGCAAAATGGGACGGGACGCTGGGAAAAATCGATTCAAGAAATCGGGGGCGAACTGTTAGTAATTAGCCAGTTCACCCTCTACGGAGATTGTCGCAAAGGTCGCCGCCCTTCCTTCGACCGTTCAGCTGCACCAGATGTTGCCAAAAAGCTTTACGAACAGTTTGTTGAGAAGTTGCGCCAAAGTGTGCGAGTTGAAACGGGTGAATTTGGGGCGATGATGCAGGTAGAAATTGAGAATGATGGCCCTGTTACTTTGCTGCTGGAAAGAGAAGCATCTTAG
- a CDS encoding CobW family GTP-binding protein, producing the protein MQPAVKPDQSPAIDSPKHGLPVTIITGFLGSGKTTLLNHILSNQEGVKTAVLVNEFGEIGIDNELIVTTGEDMVELSNGCICCTINNDLVEAVYKVLEREDKIDYLVVETTGLADPLPVALTFLGTELRDMTRLDSIITVVDSENFSLDLFNSEAATSQITYGDIILLNKADLVDEADLDSLEVRIRDMKTDARILRTARAQVSLPLILSVGLFESDRYLEVESEHDHDHHDHHDHHDHHDHSACDHEHDVCTHDHDHDHHHHSHHLENDGFTSISFESDKPFAIKKFQNFLDNQLPSTVFRAKGILWFDESPRRHIFHLCGKRFSIDDEDWKGQPKTQMVLIGQDLDKETLRDQIQKCVCLPSASRGKGFGK; encoded by the coding sequence ATGCAACCAGCAGTTAAACCTGACCAATCCCCAGCAATCGATTCCCCGAAACACGGCTTGCCTGTCACGATCATTACAGGTTTCCTTGGCAGCGGCAAGACCACGCTCCTCAACCACATCTTAAGCAATCAGGAAGGCGTGAAAACCGCTGTTCTGGTCAATGAATTTGGTGAAATCGGCATTGACAATGAACTGATTGTCACCACCGGAGAAGACATGGTGGAGTTGAGTAACGGTTGTATCTGCTGCACCATTAATAACGATTTGGTTGAGGCAGTTTACAAAGTTCTGGAACGCGAAGACAAAATAGATTATCTGGTAGTGGAAACAACCGGACTCGCAGATCCTTTGCCAGTTGCACTCACCTTTTTAGGGACGGAACTGCGAGACATGACCCGCCTGGATTCTATTATCACGGTGGTAGATTCAGAAAATTTCAGTCTCGATTTGTTCAACAGCGAAGCCGCCACCAGCCAGATTACCTATGGTGACATTATTCTACTAAACAAAGCAGATTTGGTAGATGAAGCTGACTTGGATTCGCTGGAAGTTAGAATTCGGGACATGAAAACTGATGCCAGAATTCTGCGAACCGCACGCGCACAGGTGTCATTGCCTTTGATTCTCAGCGTCGGTTTGTTTGAGTCTGACAGGTATTTAGAGGTTGAATCGGAACACGACCACGACCACCATGACCATCACGACCATCACGACCATCACGACCATAGTGCTTGCGATCATGAACATGATGTTTGCACTCATGACCACGACCACGACCATCACCACCACTCGCACCACCTGGAAAATGACGGGTTTACCTCAATTTCTTTTGAAAGCGACAAGCCTTTTGCTATCAAGAAGTTTCAAAATTTCTTAGATAATCAATTACCTTCTACCGTCTTCCGTGCCAAAGGGATTCTTTGGTTTGACGAAAGCCCCAGACGGCATATTTTCCACCTCTGTGGCAAGCGGTTTAGTATTGACGATGAAGATTGGAAAGGTCAACCGAAAACCCAGATGGTGCTGATTGGTCAGGATTTAGATAAAGAAACCCTGCGCGACCAAATCCAGAAATGTGTCTGTCTCCCCTCTGCAAGTCGTGGCAAAGGGTTCGGGAAATAG
- the cysS gene encoding cysteine--tRNA ligase: MTLSLYNTLTRRKESFEPLNPGKVGMYYCGVTVYDYCHLGHARACIVWDVTRRYLQFLGYDVRYVQNFTDIDDKILNRARLEGSTMEEVAERYIQAYFEDMARLNIQEADEYPRATHTIDGIKRLIHELEQKDFAYPSAGDVYYAVREFPEYGKLSGRKLEDMQAGASNRVEVEPEASKKKDPFDFALWKAAKPGEPAWESPWGDGRPGWHIECSAMVRDRLGETIDIHAGGADLIFPHHENEIAQSEAVTGKPLSRYWLHNGMVTVNGEKMSKSLGNFITIRELLDRPVDPMAVRLFVLTAQYRKPIDFTDEAIQAATNGWNTLKEGLLFGYQYGKQLGWRVEQQENLPIPSPQSPTPNPFVERFQTAVDDDLNFPGGLTVLFELAKELGKQGHILVHQGKTETPPEELQVRWHTLVDLSTVLGLEVGAQDIASLEDETAGDISDAEIEAEIEKRQEARKAKNFAESDRIRNELAAQGITLIDSQEGTRWHRN; the protein is encoded by the coding sequence ATGACCCTATCACTCTACAACACCCTAACCCGTCGTAAGGAATCCTTTGAACCCCTCAATCCCGGTAAAGTCGGGATGTACTACTGCGGCGTAACGGTGTACGATTACTGCCACTTGGGTCATGCTAGAGCTTGCATAGTTTGGGATGTGACGCGCCGCTATCTGCAATTTCTCGGCTATGATGTGCGCTACGTACAGAATTTTACTGATATTGATGACAAAATCCTCAATCGAGCCAGGCTTGAGGGTTCAACGATGGAGGAAGTCGCAGAACGCTATATCCAAGCTTATTTTGAGGATATGGCACGGCTGAATATCCAAGAAGCTGATGAATATCCCCGCGCTACTCACACAATAGATGGAATTAAGCGGCTGATTCACGAGTTGGAACAGAAAGATTTTGCTTATCCTTCGGCTGGCGATGTCTACTATGCAGTTCGTGAATTTCCGGAGTATGGGAAGCTTTCGGGACGCAAGTTAGAAGATATGCAGGCTGGCGCAAGTAATCGGGTTGAGGTGGAACCGGAAGCGTCTAAGAAAAAAGATCCGTTTGATTTTGCTTTGTGGAAGGCTGCTAAACCAGGGGAACCTGCGTGGGAGTCGCCTTGGGGTGATGGTCGTCCGGGATGGCATATTGAATGCTCGGCTATGGTGCGCGATCGCTTGGGCGAAACTATAGATATCCACGCTGGCGGTGCTGACTTAATTTTCCCCCACCACGAAAATGAAATTGCTCAATCAGAAGCAGTAACAGGCAAGCCTTTATCTCGTTACTGGTTGCACAATGGTATGGTAACGGTGAATGGCGAGAAGATGTCTAAGTCTCTGGGCAACTTTATCACCATTCGGGAGTTACTTGATCGTCCAGTTGACCCGATGGCAGTGCGGTTATTTGTTCTTACAGCACAGTACCGCAAACCTATCGACTTTACCGATGAAGCCATACAAGCTGCTACCAACGGTTGGAATACCTTAAAAGAAGGTCTGCTGTTTGGCTACCAGTACGGTAAACAGTTAGGTTGGAGAGTGGAACAACAAGAAAATCTTCCAATCCCCAGTCCCCAATCCCCAACCCCCAATCCCTTTGTTGAGAGATTCCAAACAGCAGTCGATGATGACTTAAATTTTCCTGGCGGTTTAACAGTATTGTTTGAACTGGCAAAGGAATTAGGCAAGCAAGGGCATATTTTAGTTCACCAGGGTAAAACTGAGACACCACCGGAAGAGTTACAAGTTCGGTGGCATACTTTGGTTGATTTGTCAACAGTTTTAGGCTTAGAAGTGGGGGCGCAAGACATAGCTTCGCTAGAGGATGAAACTGCTGGTGATATAAGCGATGCGGAGATTGAGGCGGAGATTGAAAAGCGACAGGAAGCGCGGAAAGCGAAGAATTTTGCTGAAAGCGATCGCATTCGCAACGAACTAGCTGCCCAAGGCATTACCCTAATTGATAGCCAAGAGGGTACGCGCTGGCATCGCAACTAA